The Enterobacter asburiae genome window below encodes:
- the coaA gene encoding type I pantothenate kinase gives MSKKEQTLMTPYLHFNRSQWAALRDSVPMTLTEGEIARLKGINEDLSLEEVAEIYLPLSRLLNFYISSNLRRQAVLEQFLGTNGQRIPYIISIAGSVAVGKSTTARVLQALLSRWPEHRSVELITTDGFLHPNEVLKERGLMKKKGFPLSYDMHRLVKFVSDLKSGVPHVTAPVYSHLIYDRIPGGDKTVVQPDILILEGLNVLQSGMDYPHDPHHVFVSDFVDFSIYVDAPEDLLQNWYINRFLKFREGAFTDPDSYFHHYAQLSEEEAINVATGLWNEINYVNLKENILPTRERASLILTKSEKHAVDQIRLRK, from the coding sequence ATGAGCAAAAAAGAGCAAACGTTAATGACGCCTTATCTTCACTTTAACCGCAGCCAGTGGGCTGCCCTGCGTGATTCCGTCCCTATGACGCTGACGGAAGGTGAAATCGCACGGTTAAAAGGGATAAACGAAGATCTGTCCCTGGAAGAGGTGGCAGAAATTTATCTCCCCCTCTCTCGCTTGCTTAACTTCTATATCAGCTCGAACCTGCGCCGTCAGGCCGTGCTGGAGCAGTTTCTCGGGACGAACGGTCAACGTATTCCTTATATCATTAGTATCGCAGGCAGCGTGGCCGTGGGTAAAAGTACCACCGCGCGCGTCCTGCAGGCGCTGTTGAGCCGCTGGCCGGAACACCGCAGCGTGGAGCTGATCACCACCGACGGCTTCCTGCACCCGAACGAGGTGTTAAAAGAACGTGGGCTGATGAAGAAGAAGGGTTTCCCGCTTTCTTATGATATGCACCGTCTGGTGAAATTTGTCTCTGACCTGAAATCCGGCGTGCCGCACGTGACTGCGCCAGTCTATTCGCACCTGATCTACGATCGCATCCCGGGCGGGGATAAAACCGTGGTCCAGCCGGACATCCTGATTCTGGAAGGTCTGAACGTGCTGCAAAGCGGGATGGACTATCCTCACGACCCGCATCACGTATTCGTCTCGGATTTCGTCGATTTCTCTATTTATGTCGATGCGCCGGAAGATCTGCTGCAAAACTGGTACATCAACCGCTTCCTGAAGTTCCGCGAAGGGGCGTTCACTGACCCGGATTCCTATTTCCACCACTATGCTCAGCTTTCTGAAGAAGAAGCGATCAACGTGGCCACGGGGCTGTGGAATGAGATCAACTACGTGAACCTCAAAGAGAACATCCTGCCGACGCGCGAGCGCGCGAGCCTGATCCTCACCAAGAGCGAGAAGCACGCCGTCGACCAGATTCGCCTGCGGAAATAA